The genome window CAAGTCAACGCTGCTGCGCATCATCAACGGTATCGTGCCGATGACTTCCGGACAGGTGTTGTACCGCGGCCGCCAGATCGATGGGATTAATCTCGAATGCGCCCTCGTGTTCCAATCGTTTGCGCTGCTGCCATGGCTGTCGGTCAAAGCCAACGTCGAACTCGGCCTCGAAGCGCAGGGATTGCCGCTGGCCGAGCGCGAAAAGCGCGCCGGAATCTATATCGACAAGGTGGGACTCGACGGCTTCGAGGAGGCCTACCCGCGCGAGCTCTCGGGCGGAATGAAGCAGCGCGTCGGTTTCGCCCGCGCGCTGGCGGTGGAGCCCAAGGTGCTGCTGATGGATGAGCCGTTTTCCGCGCTGGATGCCCTGACCGCGATCACGCTGCGCGAGGAAATGCTCGAAATCTGGCAGGCGCCCGACATGCCGGTAAAAAATATCGTGCTCGTTACCCACATCATCGAGGAGGCAATCGAACTCGCCGATCGCGTCATCGTGATGTCCTCGAGCCCCGGACGTATCGTGAAGGATCTCAAAGTCGAATTGCCAAGACCGCGCGACCGCCGCACTGAAGCTTTCAACGCCCTGACCGACAAGGTCTTCTCGCTGATCGAGGAGCGCGGCTGATGGCTCCTGCGTCCATATATCCGCTTCCAGATTGCGCGCTGAGTCTGGTCTTCGGCTTGCTCGAATTGCTCGAGGATCGCGGCGGGCGCGAGGACGGTTACAAAATAGCGCGCGATCTCAATTTCAAATTCGGCGATCTGCTCCAGGTGATGAAGGCCGCGGAAATCCTCGGCTTCGTTTCAACTCCGGCCGGCGACGTGGTGCTCGAGCCGCTGGGAAAACAAATCATCGACGCGAAAGTCAACGAACGCAAGTTGCTCGTGCGCGGGCAGTTGAAGCAACACAGCCTCTTCAGCTACTTCATCCGCCTCCTGCATGGCCAGGAGGACAAGTCCGTTACCAAGGAGATCGTGCTCAGCCACCTCGCGATGCTGCTGCCGAGCGAAAAGCCCGAGCGCCAGTTCATTACGATGGTGAACTGGGGGCGTTTCGCCGAGCTGTTCGGCTATAACAAGGACGAGGACCGTTTTTATCTCGACAACGAATAGGCGCTTGCGCCAGGAGAGACATCGCTATGGCTAACGATGCTGAAAAAGTCGTGACCGAATTCTGCAACGCGTGGGCGCGCAAGAATATCGACGAACTGCTCGGCTTCTTCAC of Candidatus Binatus sp. contains these proteins:
- a CDS encoding AAA-associated domain-containing protein, with amino-acid sequence MAPASIYPLPDCALSLVFGLLELLEDRGGREDGYKIARDLNFKFGDLLQVMKAAEILGFVSTPAGDVVLEPLGKQIIDAKVNERKLLVRGQLKQHSLFSYFIRLLHGQEDKSVTKEIVLSHLAMLLPSEKPERQFITMVNWGRFAELFGYNKDEDRFYLDNE
- a CDS encoding ABC transporter ATP-binding protein — protein: MALLELKHISKNFAHAKGTLQVLDDVSFNVDEGEFVAIVGPSGCGKSTLLRIINGIVPMTSGQVLYRGRQIDGINLECALVFQSFALLPWLSVKANVELGLEAQGLPLAEREKRAGIYIDKVGLDGFEEAYPRELSGGMKQRVGFARALAVEPKVLLMDEPFSALDALTAITLREEMLEIWQAPDMPVKNIVLVTHIIEEAIELADRVIVMSSSPGRIVKDLKVELPRPRDRRTEAFNALTDKVFSLIEERG